Proteins encoded together in one Deltaproteobacteria bacterium window:
- the clpP gene encoding ATP-dependent Clp endopeptidase proteolytic subunit ClpP: MHYIPYVIEQTARGERSYDIYSRLLKDRIVFLGTEVTDAVANVVTAQFLFLESEDPEKDIYFYINSPGGSVTAGMAIYDTMQYVTPDVSTLCLGQAASMGAFLLAAGANGKRAALPHARIMIHQPLGGFQGQVSDVEIHAREMVRMKRELNRLLSVHTGANIEKIEVDTDRDNFMSAEQAKEYGLIDSVVAHRPKTPKSS, translated from the coding sequence ATGCACTACATTCCTTATGTAATTGAGCAAACGGCAAGAGGAGAACGTTCTTATGACATTTATTCTCGTCTGCTTAAGGATCGCATTGTGTTTTTGGGCACGGAAGTCACGGATGCTGTGGCGAATGTGGTAACGGCGCAGTTTCTTTTTTTGGAGAGCGAGGATCCAGAAAAGGATATTTATTTTTACATTAATTCGCCGGGTGGCTCCGTAACTGCTGGAATGGCTATATACGATACGATGCAGTACGTTACCCCAGATGTGTCGACGCTATGTTTAGGACAAGCGGCAAGTATGGGTGCATTCTTGTTAGCCGCTGGGGCCAACGGCAAGAGGGCCGCGCTACCACATGCGCGCATTATGATTCACCAGCCACTTGGCGGATTTCAGGGGCAAGTATCGGATGTGGAAATCCACGCGCGTGAGATGGTTAGAATGAAGCGAGAGCTAAATAGATTGCTCTCAGTGCACACAGGGGCGAATATCGAAAAAATCGAAGTCGATACCGATCGCGACAATTTTATGTCGGCTGAGCAGGCCAAAGAGTATGGGCTGATTGATAGTGTAGTAGCCCATAGGCCGAAAACTCCCAAGTCAAGTTAA
- the tig gene encoding trigger factor: MVSAEVGADMIVSLENIGEVKRSVSCEVPTGIFEQRFERALAAAQLRSNIKGFRPGRAPRGLVANLHGPAIKRDILGEIIKETYDNVVRDHKLNVVGFPEVEILDTDEGENYKFTLSLDIFPEPVIKDYVGFECEYEVEKTECSEEHVNEHINNLCRRFSKFHPITDRTVTQKGDIVVFGVSATFDGESIDEASGSYMVAELNDEESKEFPKELIDGLLGLEVGVKSDIFVEAPKDHPNEKLAGQKVCHSVTVKKISTRELPIFDDAFLQKTGFAGSVEEFMRLVQQHHKRDVKKRNEIARHNAYLDEVLKRNKFELPHSLVDGEIRFMLAEIGVLDRNSKDFTRIDVTQYRQALGEMAETRLRRAVVLDRIMEQEEREVSDEDVQQWMDEKAIEFDMDVENVGYFLGLPHAKSSLREYVNRMKTLEHLIGQCVVMEKLKA, translated from the coding sequence ATGGTATCGGCTGAAGTTGGTGCGGATATGATTGTATCCCTGGAAAATATTGGAGAAGTAAAGCGCAGTGTTAGTTGCGAGGTTCCGACTGGAATATTCGAGCAGCGTTTTGAGCGAGCTCTTGCGGCAGCTCAGTTGCGTTCAAATATAAAAGGTTTTCGTCCAGGCAGGGCGCCTAGAGGTTTGGTGGCAAATCTTCATGGTCCAGCGATCAAACGAGACATTTTGGGCGAAATTATCAAGGAGACTTATGACAATGTCGTAAGGGATCACAAACTAAATGTCGTTGGATTTCCCGAAGTCGAAATTCTCGATACTGACGAGGGTGAAAACTACAAATTTACTCTATCCCTGGACATTTTTCCAGAACCAGTCATTAAAGATTACGTCGGTTTTGAATGCGAATATGAAGTGGAAAAGACCGAGTGCTCGGAAGAGCATGTGAATGAGCATATTAACAACCTATGTCGTCGTTTTTCAAAGTTTCATCCCATTACGGATCGAACTGTTACTCAGAAAGGCGATATAGTTGTCTTTGGCGTATCGGCTACTTTCGATGGCGAATCCATAGATGAGGCTTCAGGAAGTTATATGGTCGCTGAGCTTAACGATGAAGAGTCAAAAGAATTTCCAAAGGAACTTATCGATGGGCTACTTGGCTTGGAGGTCGGCGTAAAGAGCGACATATTTGTCGAAGCTCCTAAAGATCATCCCAACGAGAAGCTGGCTGGGCAAAAAGTTTGCCACAGCGTAACTGTTAAGAAGATTTCAACGAGAGAGCTTCCTATTTTTGATGACGCATTTCTTCAGAAAACTGGTTTTGCGGGAAGCGTCGAAGAGTTTATGCGATTGGTTCAGCAGCATCACAAGCGCGATGTTAAGAAACGCAATGAAATTGCAAGACATAACGCCTACCTCGACGAGGTGCTAAAGCGAAATAAGTTCGAGCTGCCTCACTCGCTCGTGGATGGCGAGATTCGGTTTATGTTAGCTGAAATTGGCGTTTTGGATAGGAATTCAAAGGATTTCACTAGAATCGATGTTACGCAATATAGACAGGCGTTAGGTGAAATGGCAGAGACTCGTCTGAGACGGGCTGTGGTTCTAGATCGGATTATGGAACAAGAAGAGCGCGAGGTCTCAGATGAGGACGTACAGCAATGGATGGACGAGAAGGCGATTGAGTTCGATATGGATGTTGAGAATGTGGGTTATTTCCTTGGATTACCCCATGCAAAGTCATCGCTAAGGGAATATGTGAATAGGATGAAAACGCTCGAACACTTGATTGGCCAGTGCGTGGTGATGGAAAAGCTAAAGGCGTAG